Below is a genomic region from Acinetobacter tibetensis.
ATTCAAACTCAAATCGACCACATCAATCACATCAATCACATCGTAAAATTTAGGTATTTCAAGAAGAGAACCACCAAAAAGGTAATGTTGTATTTTTTAAGGTATGACGATGCTGTTTAAAGTTTGGATCGCATTCAGCCACTTTTGCCCAAAAATGAGCACTATGATCAAAATAAACGGTATGTGCCAATTCATGCACACACACATAGCGTGTAATTTCCAAAGGAAACAACACTAAACCACTATTCAACATAATGTCGTGCTTCGCACTACAACTCCCCCAACGCGTTTTAGGTTGCCGAATACTGCACTGCGAATATTGTAAACCCGTCTCACCAGCAATTTGTGCCAAATAAAATGGTAAATGCTGCTTTGCATAAGCAATCACAAAAGCTTTTAAATATTGTTCAGGCTGTCGATCACTCACCCAAAGCTGATGATTTTGTTCATCAAAAATAAAAGATTGCTTTTGTGTTTTATAAATAACTGCTAAAGGTTGCTCTAGATTAAACAGGTTCAATTGTATCGGTAGGCTTCGATCAAGCTGCCCCACTTTATTTTGTTGTTTTTGCCAAGTCTCAATCATCCATTGCTCAGACTCACCCAAGAAAGCCTGTATTTGTTTTTGGCTACAAAACTTCGGAACGGTTAAGCGAATTTGAGTAGGCTCAACACGTAAACGTAACCGCGTTGCACGAGCATGATGAGTGATTTGTATGTCAGGTAAGTCTGCTAAGGTCATTAATATTATTCTTTTATTTAATCATCCTCCCCAGCCCTCCTTTTTGAAAGAAGGGAGAAAACTAATAAGTAATAATTTTACTAAATGAGTTTTCTTGCACAAATTTTAAAGCAGTGCTTTAAAATTTGCTCAGGGTATGGGGAGATTTAAAATTAAACAGCAGTACGTTCTTCAATGCCGTTGTCTGTTGCAACGACAGCAATATCAGCTTTGTTTAATGCAAAAATACCATTACACACCACGCCCGGAATGTTATTGATGGTCTTTTCTAATTCAAGCGCATTTAGAATATTTAAGTTATAAACATCTAAAATCACATTGCCGTTATCAGTGACTACGCCTTCACGATAAACTGGGTCACCGCCTAAGCTTACGATTTTACGTGCAACAGCAGAACGCGCCATTGGAATGACTTCCACAGGTAATGGAAACTCACGACCCAATTGCTCAACCCATTTTGAATCATCAACAATACACACAAATTTCTTCGCAATAGAAGCGACAATCTTCTCACGCGTGAGTGCAGCACCACCGCCTTTAATCATATGCATGTGACGGTCAATTTCGTCTGCACCATCGACATAAGCATCTAAACCACCCACATGGTTCATATCAACCACTTCAATGCCGAGTTTCTTTAGACGTTCTGCGGTTGCTTCTGAACTCGCAACAGCCGCTTCAAGTTGAAGTTCTGGCAATAAATCAATTAGAAAATTAACGGTACTGCCTGTACCCACTCCTAAAATGCCGCCTTTTGGTAAGTGTTTTAAAGCGGCTTTCGCTGCTGCTTGTTTTTTCTCATCTTGGCTTGCATATAGACTCATGACATCACTCAACTTTTTTTCACGTTTTGCGCAATTTTAAAACGCAAATGTGCAGGGGTTTGTTACAATAAACGCCTATTTTAAACTGTTAGATGGAAAATTAACATGCTGTCTCGTTTGGTTCGACAAATTTTACAAGCAACGGTATACGACGTTGCAATCGAAACCCCACTCGAAGCAGCGCCACGAATTAGTGAAAAACTAAACAACAACATTCGCTTTAAACGCGAAGACTTACAACCTGTCTTTTCTTTCAAACTACGCGGCGCTTATAACCGTATTAGTCAATTGCCGAAATCTCAGTTGGAACGTGGCGTTATTACTGCTTCAGCAGGTAACCATGCTCAAGGCGTGGCTTTATCTGGTCAAAAGTTAGGTATTCGCGCCATTATTGTTATGCCGAAAACCACACCTGACATTAAA
It encodes:
- the rpiA gene encoding ribose-5-phosphate isomerase RpiA → MSLYASQDEKKQAAAKAALKHLPKGGILGVGTGSTVNFLIDLLPELQLEAAVASSEATAERLKKLGIEVVDMNHVGGLDAYVDGADEIDRHMHMIKGGGAALTREKIVASIAKKFVCIVDDSKWVEQLGREFPLPVEVIPMARSAVARKIVSLGGDPVYREGVVTDNGNVILDVYNLNILNALELEKTINNIPGVVCNGIFALNKADIAVVATDNGIEERTAV
- a CDS encoding SprT family zinc-dependent metalloprotease, which encodes MTLADLPDIQITHHARATRLRLRVEPTQIRLTVPKFCSQKQIQAFLGESEQWMIETWQKQQNKVGQLDRSLPIQLNLFNLEQPLAVIYKTQKQSFIFDEQNHQLWVSDRQPEQYLKAFVIAYAKQHLPFYLAQIAGETGLQYSQCSIRQPKTRWGSCSAKHDIMLNSGLVLFPLEITRYVCVHELAHTVYFDHSAHFWAKVAECDPNFKQHRHTLKNTTLPFWWFSS